Within the Miscanthus floridulus cultivar M001 chromosome 17, ASM1932011v1, whole genome shotgun sequence genome, the region CATGGTTGATGAAACTGTGGAGGCAGAAGTAGTACCAGTCCAGGAGAATATAGagaatgctgctgctgctgctgtaggaGTAGTTGAGGAGACTGCTGAAGGTGAAACTAAGGAGGAAGCGCCAGACGAGAAGGGGAAAATAGAACATAAAGAATATGCTGACAAATTAGCTAAGGAGACCAGGGCAGGTGAAGTTACACTTGAGGCACCAGATGAGAAAACAGAAAATAAAGCAGATGCTGACACACTAGCTGGGGAGACCAAAGAAGTTGAAATTACAGTAGGGGCACCAGATGAGAAAATAGCAAATAAAGATATTGGGGAGACAACCGAAGGTCAAACTACAGCTGGAGCACCAGTTGAAGAAGCTATAACAGCTGACGAAATGGTAGAGGATGTTAAGGTGCTAGATGATAAATCTACAGCAGCTGAGAAACCTGTAGAGAATGCCACAGTTGTGACACATGAGAATTCAACTACAGTTGAGAAGACTCTGCAGGATGCCATTGTAGCCAGCAGATACAAATACCACCAACTCTGAAAAAACTGCTGTGGGTGCCACAGCTAAAGCACTAGATGAGGATGCTCCAGCGGTGGTGAAGACTATAGAGGATACCACGGTTGAGGCACCAGATGTACAAGCAGGTGCAAGTGAGTAAACCAGCTTAGCAAACCTTGCGCTCCTGTCAGTGTCTGTTGATATCAACGTAGTCTGCTCAACTGATTCTCTCGTCTAGATGATGCAGTCTGTATAGAAAAACGGAAATCACTTTAGCATCATAAGGCTATTAGGTATTAGTAACCAGGGCGTCTACATCTCTGTCCCTTTTTTCCTATATAAACTTCATCTAGTTGTATTGGACGCGCACGTGTTGGTTTGTCATAAACACAATTTCCTCCTGTCAGTTCAGTGCTCAGGCGATCAGTAACTGAGTGAAGGCCTTAAATATACGGAGTATCAGATAGGGGGAAGGCATGTTCATTCCTACATTTAACGGTTAGGCTTGGGAGTCTTTGGGCTATGTACTGGGGTCAGATGATTTTTgtaccatttgtcatttttaacgTGTTCTGGAATCCTTTATAATATCACGTAGAATATTTTAGACAATTCTGTCTGCTCACTGATCATCGAAGTTTGGTGACTATTTAGCAGTATTTTTGGGGGTGTATGCATGTTTCATTCGATCATGCTTGGAAGCAATGGAATTTATTACTCTTTTGAATAATTTTGTCCCAAAGAGACTAGGCCTTCGTGCTCTGGTAGTGACGGTAAATGCTACTCTCTATGTTTTCTTGCTCGCTGGTCTCTTGCTACTGCATATTGTGCTCTGGCGGTGAATGTAATGGAACTGTGATGCTACTATGTGCTACAGTAATATACTATATGTTTTCTTGCTCGCTGGCTGCTGCATATTTGAAATGCACATTCGAAAGTACATGGCCGGTAGTTAGTCATGGTCGATCTGGGCCCTAGTCTATGCTGCCGAGTCTCTATACGACTATACCTGTATGGCTATATAATATGACTCAGAACAATAGTCATCTTCACACTATTGGCGGTGTCGAGTGGACGGATGAAGCCCGCCTTCACACGACTGGCGGTGTCGAGTGGGGTGGCTCACAAAGGATTTTGTTTTTCGGCTTTGGAAGTACGTTCCTTCAGGATTTCAAATGGTGGTACGGTAAAATGGAATGATGGGACCACGAAAATACGGCAATACGCGTAATTATTACGGCCTACAGTAAATATGTTTGTGCACGCCCACAATCTTTTTTTTTCCCTATTACACGAGCATCCAAAGTTGGTTACAAGGGCATCCAAAGTTGGTTACGACTAAAGCATCTCTTCTCAAAGTTCAATACACAAGTCTTGACACAATTACACAATATTTATGCCTCCCAATAGAAATACATGTAACCAAATGACAGCTGAAAGACCAATCATTAAGTTATTCTTAATAATATACATACAACAACGGCGCTAGCTCACAACCGAAACTACTTTCAGGGAAGCGATTTACACCTAGCAAGCTGCCTCGTCAGTTCTTGCAGATAAAAACGGACCTATCGGGGGTGATTGGTTACTCTTTAATGGTCGCCGCAGGTGTCTTAGTAAATAACCCACCTGTGTCGTAAATGTAGCAACACATGAGATACTGTGTATCATGGCAACATATAGCAATTGGATGAAAGCATGAGCTTGTACCTCGGGGAAGAGCAGCTGTAGCAGAAAAGGTCCAGATCTTCATTAGTTTGAGATATCCCCGTTATGGTACTGGAGAAGGGAAAGAGGGGGACTATCAGCAATCATATGCCAACCGCAGCATGACCCAAAAAAAAACATTGATAGATGAACAAAAAAACCATAACATATGTAGATATCATTATGTGTGGAACAAATACTGAAAATTGTTAGTGGGGGGCACCTCAAGAGTCATTACAGATAAGCAGATGGAGCAATTTGTTGTGGGGGCACCTTGTTAGTCATTACTCATTACAGCTAGGCAAATGGAACATGTGAACTGATTTGCACATCTGCGATAAAATTAAGGGTGCTAATCTGCCAATCCAACATGTTCAAGTTTTCAACCCAGTAAATAAACAATTCTAGCACAGACCCAAGCTATACATTGTCAAGAAAACAGCAACTGTCAAGAAAATTTAATGTCAATCACCTGAGGTTGCATATAACCCATTCCTTGGTTGTATGCTCCTTGTTGGCCCATCTAAAAAGAGCAGAAACAGTTAGCTTCGCAGTGTGATCAAAAGAATGAAAACGAAAAGGCCAAGAAAACTAACCCCTTGTGCAGCTGAGCTACTTCCTCCCACATGACCAAGGGCATCCTTTTTAATTGAGCCATCGCCGGGTTTTGCAGTTAACTTGCTATCACCCTGTTGGTTGTCAAAGAATCAAGAGCAGAGTAATGTTCATTATATTATATCTCAGATTCTATAAGCTTGGTAGCTAAATCAAGGATAATAAGAAAAGCTACTCCTATACCCTctagaaaggaaaaaaaatcagATCCCTGTACCAAGCATTGTACAGGAGTGGAAACTCGCTAAACAGTCAGTGAAACCAAATTCATATCTGTATCAGAATCAGGTGGAGGTCAAATCTATTAGGCAACCATACAGTAGTTTGTTTCACTCAATTTTTATTGACCTGCCAGTAAGGAATCAATACATGAACTAGCCGAACTAGATTCGTTTACAAAAAGATATCTTCAGTACTCCATGACATTCAGAACCAATTCAACTGTGCACATGTGCTTCGAGTCAGGGTGAAAACAGGATCAGCTAGCTAAAATTACCAAGGCCAATTCTAACAACAAAATTCCACGGTATAAAACATTTACAGACCAGTGTCTTAAAATATGAAAAACAATAGAGTAATTCACCATCAGACAAAATTATATTATGAAATACAACTCAAAGTGCTTAATACCACATACCTCCATCTGCAATCCGTGATGCCATCCACCAGACAGAAGACCAAAAGAGAAACCTCATTAGACACATGATTCAACCAATAAAATAGGgcatataaaaaaataaactacATAAACTCTGGACCCTAAGCAAGATCGTATATGACCTAGAGTGGAATAGTTTCGGGTATCTTTAGCAGTAAAAGTATGTTTTTCAAGTAACTAAAAGCTTGCACTACAGGATGTTCTAATTATACTATTACAGGACCTcttatgaattccatttgcattacaTCTAAACTTTCATCGTAGAACAGACACAGAGGGTTGTGAGTAGATATACTATCTTCCCCCAGTACGAGTGTTACTCAGCCCCATGTAAGAACAGTAAAGAGAGGTTTCGATCACTGTTCAGTGTTCAATGGATAAAAGTGCTTTCGAATTGGCTCACCTTATAAACCTAAGACAAAACTACTTGGGGGAAAGCAGCTCTTTCTGAATATGTTTACTAGCAGTATTTACTACATAGGAACAGGGGTCTCTTTATATCCTCAACTAATGTTTACTAGCAGTATTTACTACATAGGAACATGGGGTCTCTTTATAAAGCAGTACAAATATGTACCAGAAGCATCGGGAGGGAAGTGGGTAGCTCATTTATCACTTATCATGCTCATGCCCAATAAGATTATTTAAGTTTCAATCAGAGGTACAGTCGAGGTGACAGATTGGTGATTGCACAACATGACCCCCAAATCCGATTAACCCAAAGTACCCAACACCTTCATAAGTACGCACCTCTCTGTACTTCTGCAGGTACACCTTGAGGGGTTCAATGTAGTCCTCAAACCCCAACGTGGCCATGGCCCACAGCAGGTCGTCGCCGTTGATGGTCTTCCGCTTCTCCCTCTGGCACTTGTCACTCGCTCTGCAAAGAGCAGACCCAAAACGTGGACGTGGACAAGTCAACACAAAACCGCCACCCAAGCTAAAGCCCGAAACGCCACTCCAAATTCGCAACAAGCCAAGCAAACAGAGGATTAGTCGGAGTCAGCCGCGGCTGAGGCACTTACTCGCTAGTGATGAAGGAGATGAACTCGGAGACGCACTCCTGCACGGTCTCCTTGGCGTCCTTGGCGATCTTCCCGTTAGCCGGGATGGCCTTCTTCATGATGCGACTGATGTTGGCGATGGGCAGGAACCTGTCCTGCTCCCTGACGCTGCCACCACCCCCACCTCCGCCGCCCCTGGGGCTCCCGCTCTCGTGgctcccgccgccgcccccggGGCTCGCCGGAGCGTCCGCCATGAGCTCC harbors:
- the LOC136516476 gene encoding nuclear transcription factor Y subunit B, with amino-acid sequence MADAPASPGGGGGSHESGSPRGGGGGGGGSVREQDRFLPIANISRIMKKAIPANGKIAKDAKETVQECVSEFISFITSEASDKCQREKRKTINGDDLLWAMATLGFEDYIEPLKVYLQKYREMEGDSKLTAKPGDGSIKKDALGHVGGSSSAAQGMGQQGAYNQGMGYMQPQYHNGDISN